One Ignavibacterium album JCM 16511 genomic region harbors:
- a CDS encoding sodium-dependent bicarbonate transport family permease → MEFLSDALSNFSSPMILFFLLGFISTILKSDIEIPEVITKTLAIYFMIAIGLKGGFEISKSGIDTNLYTSIINSLLIGVIVPVVAFLILKFVGKFDSTNSGAIAAHYGSVSVVTFVTAISFLNSKTEPYSGFMVGMMALMESPAIFVSLFLVRIFNSEKIASLKSNTVDLLKESLFNASVVLLFGSLLIGFAVGEKGITAVKPFFIEPFNGVLTLFLLDMGMIAGKRIAEFKAVGLFLFFFAIIMPIISASITIFLSSLFGFSVGDILLFTVLAASASYIAAPAAVRIALPQANPAYYITMSLAITFPFNIIVGIPFYYYLINMFR, encoded by the coding sequence ATGGAATTTTTATCAGACGCTCTGTCAAATTTTTCTTCTCCCATGATCTTATTCTTTTTGCTTGGTTTTATTTCCACAATTCTTAAATCAGATATTGAGATTCCTGAGGTCATAACCAAAACACTAGCAATTTATTTTATGATTGCAATTGGATTAAAAGGTGGATTTGAGATCAGCAAAAGCGGAATTGATACAAATCTGTACACTTCAATAATTAATTCTTTACTTATTGGAGTAATTGTACCTGTCGTTGCATTCCTGATTCTTAAGTTTGTTGGAAAGTTTGATTCAACGAACTCAGGTGCAATTGCTGCTCACTATGGTTCTGTAAGTGTTGTAACATTTGTAACTGCGATTTCTTTTCTTAACAGCAAAACAGAACCATACAGCGGCTTTATGGTTGGAATGATGGCATTGATGGAATCTCCTGCAATATTTGTTTCACTTTTTCTTGTAAGAATTTTTAATTCAGAAAAAATTGCTTCATTAAAATCCAACACAGTTGATTTGTTGAAAGAATCTCTGTTTAATGCAAGTGTAGTTTTACTGTTCGGAAGTTTGCTGATTGGATTTGCAGTTGGAGAGAAGGGAATAACTGCTGTTAAACCATTTTTTATCGAACCGTTTAACGGTGTATTAACATTATTCTTACTCGATATGGGAATGATTGCCGGGAAAAGAATTGCCGAGTTCAAAGCTGTTGGTTTATTCCTTTTCTTTTTTGCAATCATTATGCCCATAATAAGTGCATCAATTACGATCTTCCTTTCAAGCTTATTTGGATTCTCAGTTGGTGATATACTTCTTTTCACAGTATTGGCAGCAAGCGCTTCATACATCGCTGCGCCTGCAGCTGTAAGAATAGCATTACCTCAGGCAAATCCGGCTTATTACATTACAATGTCATTAGCAATAACTTTTCCGTTCAACATAATTGTAGGAATTCCTTTCTATTATTATCTAATAAATATGTTCAGGTGA
- a CDS encoding P-II family nitrogen regulator, translated as MKKLEIIIESVERKKVCRILDEVGVKGYSIIDDIQGRGKTGPKYAQDLSNILKSSLIIVVDEDETIQKAIDKLKEVFKYYSGKMFLSDVKVIE; from the coding sequence ATGAAAAAACTTGAAATCATAATTGAATCAGTCGAAAGAAAAAAAGTTTGTCGTATTTTGGATGAAGTTGGTGTAAAGGGCTATTCAATCATTGATGATATTCAGGGCAGAGGCAAAACAGGTCCGAAGTATGCTCAGGATTTAAGCAACATATTAAAAAGCTCTTTAATAATTGTTGTTGATGAGGATGAAACAATTCAAAAAGCAATTGATAAGCTTAAGGAAGTTTTCAAATATTATTCAGGTAAAATGTTTTTATCTGATGTAAAAGTTATTGAATAA
- a CDS encoding S46 family peptidase — protein sequence MKLRIFLLQIFLLTTSISSAQTFYGFNPDTVKEQKFDMGKMWTFENPPIKYFQEEYGFTPSEEWLEKMQKSALKFGGGCSASFVSEDGLIMTNHHCVRGMLPTVQTENENILKNGFYAKELSEERRVPNLKVEQLLFIKDISKEIQNEMSNGKSDSEKIELRDKKIDELKSKYKQDFPELEFKVISLYNGGKYSLYGYKVYDDVRLVFVPELFVAKLGGDYDNFTYPRYGLDCAFLRAYENDKPVKTNFFFKWNLEGVIEDQPVFVVGNPGRTERINTMAQIEFERDVRYPMMVKMLKDLYKIYEELVTQTNAEDFRLIARLYSIGNALKVYEGTYKGLLDPFLIARKKDFEKQFRNAVTNNKELNEKYGNIWNELAQSRDEARKTANKIFAYSVNGFYSPQYLQIASRLIGIVEDFNSGKISKEKYDSLLTNLYPTDLNHQLQNKLLSVQLKVWKDNLSDDSEIIKRLIGNNSIGGAAGKILAESFLTSKEKFEKLIKMNPDEIIKSNDPFIFFITNTKDELNKMIEENKTRNQREEILNQMLGEALYAVYRDAIPPDATGTLRLADGIVKGYVYNGTRAPIKTTFYGALDRYYSFDKKFPFNLPDYWENLPKDFDLSTPLNFVSTNDIVGGNSGSAVLNMNAEVVGLAFDGNIESLPNDFIYTTEANRTVSVSALGMIEAIRDLYKAEKLGEEILSGKRK from the coding sequence ATGAAATTAAGAATTTTTCTTTTACAGATTTTTCTTTTAACAACATCAATTTCATCAGCTCAGACTTTTTACGGATTTAATCCCGACACAGTCAAAGAACAGAAATTTGATATGGGTAAAATGTGGACATTCGAAAATCCTCCCATAAAATATTTTCAGGAAGAATATGGTTTTACACCTTCGGAAGAATGGCTTGAGAAAATGCAAAAGTCTGCTTTAAAATTCGGAGGCGGTTGCTCCGCATCGTTTGTTTCAGAAGATGGACTGATTATGACGAATCATCACTGTGTAAGAGGAATGCTTCCCACAGTTCAAACTGAAAATGAGAATATTCTGAAAAATGGTTTTTATGCAAAAGAACTGTCTGAAGAAAGGAGAGTTCCGAATCTTAAAGTTGAACAACTTCTCTTTATCAAAGATATCAGTAAAGAAATTCAAAATGAGATGAGCAATGGAAAATCAGATTCTGAAAAAATTGAGCTTCGTGATAAAAAAATTGATGAACTTAAATCAAAATATAAACAGGACTTTCCGGAGCTGGAGTTTAAAGTGATTTCTCTTTATAACGGAGGGAAATATTCACTTTACGGTTACAAAGTTTATGATGATGTCCGACTCGTATTTGTGCCCGAACTTTTCGTTGCCAAGCTTGGTGGAGATTATGATAACTTTACATATCCTCGTTATGGTCTCGATTGTGCTTTCCTTCGTGCTTATGAAAATGACAAACCAGTTAAAACAAATTTTTTCTTTAAATGGAATCTTGAAGGAGTGATAGAAGACCAGCCTGTTTTTGTCGTTGGCAATCCCGGAAGAACAGAAAGAATCAACACAATGGCTCAGATTGAATTTGAGCGTGATGTTCGTTATCCTATGATGGTTAAAATGCTTAAAGATCTATACAAGATTTATGAAGAACTTGTTACTCAAACTAATGCAGAAGATTTCAGATTAATTGCAAGACTATATTCAATCGGAAATGCACTTAAAGTTTATGAAGGGACTTATAAAGGTTTACTTGATCCTTTTCTGATTGCCCGCAAAAAAGATTTTGAAAAACAATTCCGAAACGCAGTTACAAACAACAAAGAACTAAACGAAAAATATGGAAATATCTGGAATGAATTGGCTCAATCAAGAGATGAAGCAAGAAAAACTGCGAATAAAATCTTTGCATATTCAGTTAATGGATTTTATTCACCGCAGTATTTACAAATCGCATCAAGATTAATCGGAATTGTTGAAGACTTTAACTCGGGAAAAATCTCAAAGGAAAAGTATGATAGTCTTTTAACTAATCTTTATCCAACAGATTTGAATCATCAACTTCAAAACAAGTTATTATCAGTTCAATTAAAAGTATGGAAGGATAATCTTTCAGATGATTCGGAAATAATTAAAAGACTCATTGGAAATAATTCTATCGGAGGGGCGGCAGGAAAAATTCTCGCAGAAAGTTTTCTGACATCAAAAGAAAAATTTGAGAAGTTGATAAAAATGAATCCTGATGAGATTATTAAAAGTAATGATCCTTTCATTTTCTTTATTACAAATACAAAAGACGAATTGAATAAAATGATTGAAGAAAACAAAACAAGAAATCAGAGAGAAGAAATTTTAAATCAAATGCTTGGAGAAGCTTTGTATGCTGTTTACAGAGATGCTATTCCGCCTGATGCAACAGGCACATTGAGACTTGCAGATGGAATCGTTAAAGGATATGTTTACAATGGCACACGCGCTCCTATCAAAACTACTTTTTATGGTGCTCTTGATCGCTATTATTCATTCGACAAAAAATTTCCGTTTAATCTTCCTGACTATTGGGAAAATCTTCCTAAAGATTTTGATCTTTCAACACCTCTTAACTTTGTAAGCACGAATGATATTGTTGGTGGCAATTCAGGAAGCGCTGTTCTGAATATGAATGCTGAAGTTGTCGGGCTTGCATTCGATGGAAACATTGAAAGTCTGCCAAACGATTTTATTTACACAACAGAAGCAAACAGAACAGTTTCTGTAAGTGCATTGGGAATGATTGAAGCTATTCGTGATCTCTATAAAGCTGAAAAACTGGGTGAAGAAATATTATCAGGTAAAAGAAAGTGA
- a CDS encoding DUF4476 domain-containing protein, with protein sequence MKKFFLLIILLFVFVSVSETYTQRKPDFRNISIREVKNRLIENLQELDSEYLQNLSYKDYRKAREILIESYNLLRMIPDNGITIHEEMKLLNEKEFAELCEKIKSEGFESDKIYVIQLAAKYNRFTVAQLITLIDLMSFSNDKIEVVKIVYPNVVDKYNSHLIINAFTHSSDKERVKKIINDFPDK encoded by the coding sequence ATGAAAAAATTCTTTTTGCTCATAATACTTCTTTTTGTTTTTGTATCTGTGAGCGAAACATATACACAAAGAAAACCGGATTTCAGAAATATTTCAATCCGTGAAGTCAAAAACCGGCTGATAGAAAACCTTCAGGAACTTGATTCTGAATACCTGCAAAATCTGAGTTACAAGGATTATCGTAAAGCACGTGAGATTCTTATTGAGTCATACAATCTTTTAAGAATGATTCCTGATAATGGAATAACAATTCATGAAGAAATGAAATTACTGAATGAAAAAGAATTCGCTGAACTTTGCGAGAAAATAAAATCCGAAGGATTTGAATCAGATAAAATTTATGTGATTCAACTGGCTGCAAAGTATAATAGGTTTACTGTTGCACAACTGATAACTTTAATTGACCTGATGAGTTTTTCGAACGATAAAATTGAAGTCGTAAAAATTGTTTATCCGAATGTGGTTGATAAATATAATTCACATCTGATAATAAATGCATTCACTCACTCTTCGGACAAAGAAAGAGTTAAGAAAATTATTAATGATTTTCCGGATAAATAA
- the sugE gene encoding quaternary ammonium compound efflux SMR transporter SugE produces the protein MYWIILFVAGLFEVAWAIGLKYTEGFSKLIPSIFTIVSMIISMGLLAYAVKHIPVGTAYAVWTGIGAVGTAILGIILFNESKEFVRIFFIFLIVVGIVGLKIFSD, from the coding sequence ATGTATTGGATAATTCTATTCGTTGCCGGGTTGTTCGAAGTCGCCTGGGCAATCGGACTGAAATACACCGAAGGTTTCAGCAAACTAATCCCAAGCATATTCACAATCGTATCAATGATAATCAGTATGGGATTACTTGCATATGCAGTTAAACATATTCCGGTTGGAACTGCTTATGCTGTCTGGACGGGAATTGGCGCAGTTGGAACAGCAATACTTGGTATAATACTTTTTAATGAATCGAAAGAATTTGTTAGAATATTCTTTATTTTCTTAATTGTGGTAGGAATAGTTGGTTTAAAAATATTCTCAGACTAA
- a CDS encoding DNA-methyltransferase: MPKKRIKYLIPEEQNPLHLIRDSNLKYCKEYLKEKNVYLFQGDVLKSNLFRKEFSDLIITSPPYNVDIKYNSHKDDISYDEYLEFSEKWIYNCFNWSKPQGRFALNCPLDKNKGGQQSVGADLTSIAKRVGWKYHSTIIWNEGNISRRTAWGSWLSASAPFVIAPVELIIIFYKDQWKKTSGSKVSDITRDEFIEWTNGLWSFNGESKKRIGHPAPFPKELPRRLVKLFSFVGDIIFDPFVGSGTTIIEAVNNNRVGVGLDIDPNYCEIAKRRIKNESIVFNPKLELKEQLYA, translated from the coding sequence ATGCCTAAAAAAAGAATAAAATATTTAATTCCTGAAGAGCAAAATCCCCTCCATTTAATTAGAGATTCCAATCTCAAATACTGTAAAGAATATCTTAAAGAAAAAAATGTTTATTTATTTCAAGGCGATGTTCTTAAAAGTAATTTATTTCGTAAAGAATTTTCAGATCTAATTATAACCTCGCCACCTTATAATGTTGACATTAAATATAATTCACATAAAGATGATATTTCTTATGATGAATATTTGGAATTTTCTGAGAAGTGGATTTACAACTGTTTTAATTGGAGTAAACCACAGGGGAGATTTGCATTAAACTGTCCGTTAGATAAAAATAAAGGCGGACAACAAAGTGTTGGTGCTGATTTAACAAGTATTGCTAAAAGAGTAGGATGGAAATATCATTCTACTATTATTTGGAATGAAGGAAATATTTCAAGAAGGACTGCCTGGGGTTCGTGGTTATCTGCTTCCGCTCCTTTTGTAATTGCACCAGTGGAATTAATTATCATCTTTTATAAAGACCAATGGAAAAAAACAAGCGGCTCAAAAGTTTCAGATATTACACGAGATGAATTTATTGAATGGACTAATGGACTTTGGTCATTTAATGGTGAAAGTAAGAAGAGGATTGGACATCCGGCACCTTTCCCGAAAGAACTACCACGCCGACTTGTTAAATTATTTTCATTCGTTGGTGATATAATTTTTGATCCCTTTGTTGGAAGTGGTACAACGATCATTGAAGCAGTTAACAACAATAGGGTTGGTGTTGGATTAGATATTGACCCAAATTATTGTGAAATTGCAAAAAGAAGAATAAAAAATGAATCCATCGTTTTTAATCCAAAATTAGAATTAAAGGAACAGTTGTATGCTTGA
- a CDS encoding BsaWI family type II restriction enzyme, with translation MLDSEAQGLRASEGRRLEDVVKKILNAILNENDIYVVKGNGEDLRTIINDQNLVEQIIDYNRLPVKRPCDQKQLLDYPDSDLFILVKMNNTWRLLGIINCKTSFHSRHTMVTFWALAIRISSNIKYVLVTEDKDQYRATNPRSELGISCTESTSTRRLLESFVDRIYIIKPYQLDDENLQRDIGLFRESLPTRNQTTYYFDNPNHPQHTSYCLSVRPFDDLVIDLIRWKDDLLFH, from the coding sequence ATGCTTGATTCTGAGGCCCAAGGATTGAGAGCATCTGAAGGAAGAAGACTAGAGGATGTTGTCAAAAAAATCTTAAATGCTATATTAAATGAGAATGATATCTATGTTGTTAAAGGTAATGGAGAAGACCTTCGAACAATTATAAATGATCAAAATCTTGTTGAGCAAATCATCGATTACAACAGACTACCTGTAAAAAGACCCTGCGACCAGAAACAACTACTTGATTATCCTGATTCAGATCTGTTTATTTTAGTAAAAATGAATAATACTTGGAGATTATTGGGAATAATAAATTGTAAAACATCCTTCCATTCAAGACATACTATGGTTACATTCTGGGCTTTAGCCATCCGAATAAGTTCTAACATAAAATATGTATTAGTTACAGAGGATAAAGATCAATACAGAGCTACTAATCCAAGGAGTGAGTTGGGTATCTCTTGTACTGAATCAACTTCTACAAGACGACTATTAGAAAGTTTTGTTGATAGGATATATATCATCAAGCCCTACCAACTTGATGATGAGAATTTACAAAGAGATATTGGTTTATTTAGGGAATCATTACCTACTAGAAATCAAACAACTTATTATTTTGATAATCCTAATCATCCACAACATACCTCATATTGCCTTAGTGTTAGACCATTTGATGATTTAGTAATTGATTTAATTAGATGGAAAGATGATTTATTATTTCATTAA
- a CDS encoding DUF2459 domain-containing protein, which yields MRILFIVAPLTYKSDKLNMQNVVIFPIIFFFLNTSPAPEVQFKYSDGVGIEIYFIKQRWHTAIVFNTSNIDTNNFPIIKNFRDYNLVDIGWGDEEFYQYPDFDWELAIKALFYSTPSTLRVEGISISRELYFDLSEIVVKMIVTDEQFKEILKFIDDTFYRDEKGEKVLSSKAGGQIIFYAAKGKYHLFNTCNTWLAKCLNDAGLKIKTDIILTEQLFNELAKIGEVIKAER from the coding sequence GTGAGAATTTTATTCATAGTTGCTCCATTAACTTATAAATCAGATAAATTGAACATGCAAAATGTAGTAATATTTCCTATAATATTCTTCTTTCTTAATACTTCGCCAGCACCTGAGGTTCAATTTAAGTACAGTGATGGTGTTGGAATTGAAATTTATTTCATAAAACAAAGATGGCATACAGCTATAGTGTTTAACACTTCCAATATAGATACAAATAATTTCCCGATAATTAAGAATTTCAGAGATTATAATCTTGTTGATATTGGTTGGGGTGATGAAGAATTTTATCAATATCCGGATTTTGATTGGGAGCTTGCAATCAAAGCACTTTTCTATTCTACACCAAGTACATTAAGAGTTGAAGGAATTTCCATTTCAAGAGAACTTTATTTTGATTTATCTGAAATAGTTGTAAAGATGATTGTAACAGATGAGCAGTTCAAAGAGATATTAAAGTTCATTGATGATACTTTTTACAGAGATGAAAAAGGTGAAAAGGTTTTGAGTTCAAAAGCTGGCGGACAAATAATTTTTTATGCTGCAAAAGGTAAATACCATTTGTTTAATACATGTAATACCTGGTTAGCAAAGTGCCTGAATGATGCTGGACTAAAAATTAAAACGGATATAATCCTTACTGAACAACTTTTTAATGAGTTGGCAAAGATTGGAGAAGTGATAAAAGCAGAAAGATAA
- a CDS encoding isoaspartyl peptidase/L-asparaginase family protein: protein MNKILTSILILSSIYFTVNQQFVFAQTNSGNYTIVIHGGAGGFPENAPDTLKQAYLNSLSEALSIGKNILANGGSSLDAVEKVINYLEDNPLFNAGRGGVFTSEGKHELDASIMFGKDLSTGAVAGVTIIKNPISLARLVMEKTEHVLFAGKGADELGLKLGVPVVHNSYFHTEEQYQSWLKSRMPKQPGETVGCVAIDKFGNITAGTSTGGRQNKLPGRVGDSPLINAGTYADNRTCGVSATGIGELFIRHTVAYRISALMELKGYSLKQACEEVMYKVLPEGAGGIIAVDKDGNYEMIFTTPAMFRAVANSEGLFQTAIWK from the coding sequence ATGAATAAAATTCTCACATCAATATTAATTCTTTCCTCAATTTATTTCACTGTAAATCAGCAATTTGTTTTTGCTCAAACTAATTCAGGAAATTATACAATTGTAATTCACGGTGGTGCTGGTGGATTTCCAGAGAATGCACCCGATACATTAAAACAAGCTTACTTAAATTCTCTATCTGAAGCTTTATCAATCGGGAAGAATATTCTTGCAAACGGCGGCAGCTCACTTGATGCAGTTGAAAAAGTAATAAACTATCTTGAGGATAATCCATTATTTAATGCCGGAAGAGGAGGTGTTTTTACTTCCGAAGGAAAGCACGAACTTGATGCTTCAATTATGTTTGGCAAAGACCTTTCAACCGGTGCAGTTGCAGGAGTAACAATAATCAAAAATCCAATTTCTCTTGCAAGATTAGTAATGGAAAAAACAGAACATGTTTTATTCGCAGGCAAAGGAGCTGATGAACTTGGATTAAAACTTGGCGTACCTGTTGTTCACAATTCTTACTTTCATACTGAAGAGCAATATCAAAGCTGGCTCAAGTCAAGAATGCCCAAACAACCTGGCGAAACCGTAGGTTGTGTTGCAATTGATAAATTCGGAAATATTACCGCAGGCACTTCAACTGGTGGAAGACAAAATAAACTGCCCGGAAGAGTTGGAGATTCGCCACTGATAAATGCAGGAACTTATGCTGATAACCGAACCTGTGGAGTTTCCGCAACAGGCATTGGTGAATTATTTATACGACACACTGTTGCTTACAGAATTTCTGCATTGATGGAACTTAAGGGCTACTCTCTTAAGCAAGCTTGTGAAGAAGTTATGTATAAAGTTCTGCCTGAAGGTGCTGGTGGAATTATTGCAGTTGATAAAGATGGAAACTATGAAATGATTTTTACAACGCCGGCAATGTTCAGAGCAGTTGCAAATTCAGAAGGATTATTTCAAACAGCAATATGGAAATAA
- a CDS encoding DinB family protein, with amino-acid sequence MRPARNDYADYYQQYIDLVEGEDILNILSSLNKEISDVSNSFPQSKGNYSYAPGKWSVKEVIGHMMDTDRIFAYRALAIARGEKQPLPSFNQDDYVKNGKFNLRELSDLTYEYRLLRESNILLFKGFDQSVYSNRGIAAEREVTVLALMWMIAGHQKHHLNILREKYLQ; translated from the coding sequence ATGCGTCCGGCAAGAAATGACTATGCTGATTATTATCAGCAATATATTGATTTAGTTGAAGGTGAAGATATTCTTAATATTCTTTCATCTTTGAATAAAGAAATTTCTGATGTAAGCAATTCATTTCCGCAAAGCAAAGGCAATTATTCTTATGCACCCGGCAAATGGAGTGTTAAAGAAGTCATTGGTCATATGATGGACACTGACAGAATTTTTGCTTACAGAGCTTTGGCAATTGCACGGGGAGAAAAACAACCATTGCCTTCTTTTAATCAGGATGATTATGTAAAAAACGGAAAATTTAATCTGCGGGAATTATCTGATCTGACTTACGAATACAGACTTTTAAGAGAATCAAATATTTTACTATTCAAGGGATTTGATCAATCAGTTTATTCTAACAGAGGAATCGCAGCTGAAAGAGAAGTTACTGTGCTGGCTTTGATGTGGATGATTGCAGGTCATCAGAAACATCATTTGAATATTTTGCGGGAAAAGTATTTGCAATAA
- a CDS encoding 3-deoxy-D-manno-octulosonic acid transferase, with translation MIKTFWFLFYNIFIVPTLYLILRIGGIFNSKIRKGIQGRKRVYEKLILDAAAIDKSKKLVWFHSSSLGEFEQAKPIIERLKKEKNVNVLITFFSPSGYENSKKYPHADLISYIPFDTKSNAERFIKIVNPTVAVLMRYDIWPNTIKALNDHSVPVFLVDATMRGSSPRKFPFIKSFHKMLFSFFTKILTVSEADAKEFFDFGLNNEKVKAVGDTRFDRVYQRSLLAKERNLIKDEILKDKKIFVAGSTWEQDEEVIFPAFEKLSKFDSSAIMIVAPHEPTVLHLEKIENEFSGKIKTIRFSHLNNYNDEKIIIVDSIGILLTLYTYADVAFVGGSFKQNVHNVLEAAVYGIPVMFGPRIENSQEAKKLAELGGGIIIRNKRQAYKSLRTLFTNEELRKQKGDISISFVKENLGATEKILQEIYLLL, from the coding sequence ATGATTAAAACTTTTTGGTTTCTGTTTTATAATATTTTTATTGTTCCGACACTTTATTTGATTCTTCGTATCGGAGGAATATTCAATTCCAAAATCAGAAAAGGGATTCAAGGAAGAAAGCGTGTTTACGAAAAACTTATTCTTGATGCTGCTGCAATTGATAAATCAAAAAAACTTGTTTGGTTTCATTCTTCTTCCTTAGGTGAGTTTGAGCAGGCAAAACCAATCATCGAAAGATTAAAGAAAGAAAAAAATGTTAATGTGCTAATTACTTTCTTTTCACCATCGGGTTATGAGAACTCGAAAAAATATCCTCACGCTGATCTTATCTCTTATATTCCGTTTGATACAAAATCAAATGCAGAACGCTTTATAAAAATTGTTAATCCAACTGTTGCAGTTCTGATGAGATATGATATCTGGCCAAACACAATTAAAGCTTTGAATGATCATTCGGTTCCTGTTTTTCTGGTTGATGCAACAATGCGGGGCAGTTCACCTAGAAAATTTCCTTTCATCAAATCTTTTCATAAAATGCTATTTTCATTCTTCACTAAAATTCTTACAGTATCGGAAGCGGATGCCAAAGAGTTTTTTGATTTTGGTTTGAACAATGAAAAAGTTAAAGCAGTCGGAGATACAAGATTTGACAGAGTTTATCAGAGAAGTTTACTTGCAAAGGAAAGAAATCTGATTAAAGATGAAATACTTAAGGATAAAAAAATATTTGTTGCCGGAAGTACCTGGGAACAGGATGAAGAAGTTATTTTTCCTGCATTTGAAAAACTTTCGAAGTTTGATTCTTCAGCAATTATGATTGTTGCACCACACGAGCCAACAGTTTTACATCTCGAAAAAATTGAAAATGAATTTTCCGGAAAAATTAAGACTATCAGATTTTCACATCTAAATAATTATAATGATGAAAAAATAATAATCGTTGATTCAATCGGAATTCTATTAACACTTTATACCTATGCCGATGTTGCTTTTGTCGGAGGAAGCTTTAAACAAAATGTTCACAATGTGTTGGAAGCTGCTGTTTATGGTATTCCTGTTATGTTTGGTCCGAGAATCGAAAATTCACAGGAAGCAAAAAAACTGGCTGAACTTGGCGGAGGAATTATTATCAGAAATAAACGGCAAGCATATAAATCGCTCCGAACATTATTCACAAATGAAGAATTGAGAAAGCAAAAAGGAGATATCTCAATTTCTTTTGTTAAAGAAAATCTTGGAGCTACGGAAAAAATATTGCAAGAAATTTATCTGCTTCTTTGA
- a CDS encoding glycosyltransferase family 9 protein, with translation MHINRLKDFKRILIIRLSSLGDILLTTPFLRALKKSNPQLNIEFLLRQQYKDLLIKNPNISKLHLFSRNDFENLNLLNKLRREHFDLIIDLQNNFRSRGITSKLRGEKLRFDKKSFQKVLLVKTKINLLRNAPPIPVRYANVIDGIELDNSGLDLLTDKEPSHEIQSNDNLIGLCPGARHFTKRWPVEYFIELGKLLIQNKFNVVLFGGKIDKQYCERIANEIPQALNLCNDDDILQTAADMKLCSAIICNDSGLMHAASSTGTKVLTIFGSSVREFGFAPYNCKSIILENNSLSCRPCSHIGRESCPEKHFGCMKEIKPEFVYNELLKFLKND, from the coding sequence TTGCATATAAACCGGCTAAAAGATTTTAAGCGAATTTTAATTATTCGTCTCAGCTCGCTTGGAGATATTCTTTTAACAACACCATTTCTTCGTGCTCTTAAAAAATCCAATCCGCAATTAAACATAGAATTTTTACTTCGTCAGCAATACAAAGATTTACTGATTAAAAATCCAAACATCAGTAAACTTCATCTGTTTTCCAGAAATGATTTTGAAAACCTTAACCTTCTCAACAAACTTCGACGGGAGCATTTTGATCTTATCATTGATTTACAGAATAATTTCAGAAGTCGTGGAATTACTTCAAAGTTAAGAGGAGAGAAACTAAGATTTGATAAAAAATCTTTTCAGAAAGTTTTACTTGTAAAAACAAAAATTAATCTGTTGAGAAACGCTCCTCCGATTCCCGTCAGATACGCTAATGTTATTGATGGGATCGAACTTGATAACTCGGGATTGGATTTATTAACTGATAAAGAACCATCACATGAAATTCAATCAAACGATAATCTGATTGGTCTTTGTCCGGGTGCCCGTCATTTCACTAAAAGATGGCCTGTCGAATATTTTATTGAACTTGGAAAATTACTGATTCAAAACAAATTCAATGTGGTTTTATTCGGAGGTAAAATTGATAAACAATATTGTGAACGGATTGCAAATGAAATTCCACAAGCATTAAATCTCTGCAATGATGACGATATACTTCAGACTGCTGCGGATATGAAATTATGCAGTGCAATCATTTGTAATGATTCGGGTTTAATGCACGCAGCTTCAAGCACCGGGACAAAAGTACTTACAATATTCGGTTCATCAGTCAGGGAATTTGGATTTGCACCTTATAATTGTAAAAGTATAATACTTGAGAATAATTCTTTAAGTTGCAGACCATGTTCACATATCGGAAGAGAAAGTTGTCCGGAAAAGCATTTCGGTTGTATGAAAGAAATTAAACCTGAATTTGTCTATAACGAATTACTAAAATTTTTAAAGAATGATTAA